Proteins co-encoded in one Christiangramia fulva genomic window:
- the pgi gene encoding glucose-6-phosphate isomerase, whose protein sequence is MQNINPTQTTAWKKLREHFKSNEAVQMRDLFKEDPERAEKFSIAWEDFYLDFSKNRITEDTRALLLELAEECKLKEAIESYFTGEAINKTENRPVLHTALRAAKSAEIDAEGENVVPEVQEVLQRMKEFSDDVISGDRKGYTGKAFTDVVNIGIGGSDLGPVMVTHSLRFYKNHLKMHFISNVDGDHVHETLENLNPETTLFLVVSKTFTTMETLSNATTAREWFKRSAPKEEVSKHFVAVSTSLERVEEFGMDPKNVFPMWDWVGGRFSLWSAVGLSICLGIGYDNFEALLRGAGKMDKHFRNTRFEENMPVHLAMISIWYNNFFKAETEAVIPYSQYLELFPTYLQQAIMESNGKSTDRNGNKVDYQTGTIIWGEPGTNSQHAFFQLIHQGTKLIPADFIGFKRSLFGDKDHQDKLMANFFAQTEALMNGKTSEEVEEELKFKKLSQDEIERLKAFKIFDGNKPTNTLLVEKLTPESLGKLIALYEHKIFVQGVIWNIFSYDQWGVELGKQLASKILADFASKNVENHDSSTKTLLELYLK, encoded by the coding sequence ATGCAAAATATTAATCCTACGCAAACGACCGCCTGGAAGAAGTTAAGAGAACATTTTAAATCGAATGAAGCTGTGCAAATGCGTGATCTTTTTAAAGAAGATCCTGAAAGGGCTGAAAAGTTCAGCATTGCATGGGAGGATTTTTATCTCGATTTCAGCAAGAACAGGATAACCGAAGATACGCGTGCACTCCTGCTCGAACTTGCTGAAGAATGTAAATTAAAAGAAGCGATTGAAAGCTATTTTACAGGCGAAGCCATTAATAAGACTGAAAACAGGCCTGTACTGCACACAGCACTTCGCGCTGCAAAATCTGCTGAAATAGATGCTGAAGGAGAAAATGTAGTTCCTGAGGTTCAGGAAGTGCTTCAGCGAATGAAAGAGTTTAGTGATGATGTAATTAGCGGCGACAGAAAAGGATATACAGGAAAAGCCTTTACCGATGTGGTGAATATCGGGATTGGAGGTTCAGATCTTGGGCCGGTAATGGTAACTCATAGTCTCCGATTTTATAAAAATCATTTGAAGATGCATTTCATCTCGAATGTCGATGGGGATCATGTTCATGAAACTCTTGAAAACCTCAATCCTGAAACAACTTTATTTCTGGTGGTTTCCAAAACCTTTACCACTATGGAAACCCTTAGCAATGCTACCACTGCACGCGAATGGTTCAAAAGATCGGCGCCAAAAGAAGAGGTTTCCAAACATTTTGTTGCCGTTTCTACCAGTTTAGAAAGGGTGGAGGAATTTGGTATGGACCCTAAAAATGTTTTCCCGATGTGGGATTGGGTTGGAGGTCGTTTTTCATTGTGGAGCGCCGTTGGACTTTCTATCTGCCTGGGAATTGGTTATGATAATTTTGAGGCTTTACTACGTGGAGCCGGAAAAATGGATAAGCATTTCAGAAATACCCGTTTTGAAGAAAATATGCCGGTGCATCTGGCAATGATCAGTATCTGGTACAATAATTTCTTTAAAGCCGAAACCGAGGCCGTAATTCCTTATAGCCAATATTTAGAATTATTCCCAACCTATTTGCAGCAAGCCATAATGGAGAGCAATGGGAAAAGTACCGATAGGAATGGCAATAAGGTTGATTACCAAACGGGAACGATAATTTGGGGAGAACCCGGAACAAATTCGCAGCATGCCTTTTTTCAGCTGATACACCAGGGAACCAAACTTATTCCTGCTGACTTCATCGGGTTCAAAAGATCATTGTTTGGAGATAAGGATCATCAGGATAAGCTAATGGCCAATTTCTTTGCTCAGACTGAAGCTCTGATGAATGGGAAAACTTCGGAAGAAGTAGAAGAAGAACTGAAATTTAAAAAGTTATCGCAGGACGAAATTGAGAGGCTGAAAGCTTTCAAAATATTTGATGGAAATAAGCCCACCAATACCTTACTGGTTGAGAAATTAACTCCGGAAAGCCTGGGCAAATTGATCGCTTTATACGAGCATAAGATCTTTGTGCAGGGAGTGATCTGGAATATTTTCAGTTACGACCAGTGGGGCGTGGAATTAGGTAAGCAACTGGCAAGCAAAATCCTTGCGGATTTCGCAAGTAAAAATGTTGAAAATCATGATTCTTCTACTAAAACTTTACTGGAGTTGTATTTAAAGTAA
- a CDS encoding Ig-like domain-containing protein: MKKGMVKGFLVAFQLLFFLMACSSEDTPGQPKPTPDPDPVAKADKLSAVENEEYTFQSSILLENDEIVDNARIKDFDNETTAGGSITDNRDGTYTYTPPADFKGDDTFDYTLCVPGDSNRCSTATVTISVGDAGDPVAIDDSYQINENESYTIRNYLNNDDLKDNATVTDVLSESGNATVTLQEDGSIRYVPNEHFSGEDTFTYTICDDDETPNCSTATITMTVVDEGSPKAEDDSVIIASGTTETTFKNLLDNDDLIDDAVITSVESTGNGTATLNEDGTVTFEPQAGFSGDDTFTYTICDDDVDQFCSTATVTVSVVESYGFNIPADLEYYYGDAIFAKGGGTIAYQLLSDFTNAMHTTHLEYTDRHDYLYDADADPADPSKVILMYSGESRPDDQYQLHEPPLRGETFNTEHIYPQSKLDHDEAANDLHHMRVADIDVNSERSYYPFTDGTGTYKLVDGNKWFPGDDWRGDVARMVMYVNLAYGDSFDEVGSKDLFLKWNREDPVSEFEIQRNNVIEGAQGNRNPFIDNPYLATLIWGGEPAQNRWQ; encoded by the coding sequence ATGAAAAAAGGAATGGTAAAAGGATTTTTAGTCGCTTTTCAATTATTATTTTTTTTAATGGCTTGCAGTAGCGAGGATACTCCAGGCCAACCTAAGCCAACCCCGGATCCAGATCCAGTTGCAAAAGCCGATAAACTTAGTGCTGTTGAAAATGAAGAATATACATTTCAATCATCCATCCTTTTGGAAAACGATGAAATAGTAGACAATGCGCGCATTAAAGATTTTGATAATGAGACTACCGCAGGTGGCTCAATTACCGATAATCGTGATGGAACTTACACGTATACTCCTCCTGCAGATTTTAAAGGTGATGATACTTTTGATTATACACTATGTGTACCTGGAGATTCTAATCGTTGCTCTACTGCTACCGTGACTATTAGTGTTGGCGATGCAGGTGATCCAGTGGCGATTGATGATTCCTATCAAATTAATGAAAATGAGAGCTATACTATCAGGAATTACCTTAATAATGATGATCTTAAAGATAACGCAACGGTAACTGATGTATTGAGCGAAAGCGGAAATGCCACTGTTACACTTCAAGAAGACGGCTCAATTAGATATGTTCCTAATGAGCATTTTTCTGGAGAAGACACTTTCACTTACACGATCTGCGACGATGATGAAACTCCAAATTGTTCAACAGCCACTATTACTATGACCGTGGTTGATGAAGGTTCTCCAAAAGCTGAAGATGATTCTGTAATTATTGCCTCTGGAACTACTGAGACAACTTTTAAAAATCTTTTAGACAACGATGATCTTATTGATGATGCTGTGATCACTTCGGTAGAATCGACAGGAAATGGCACCGCTACTCTTAATGAAGACGGGACTGTCACCTTTGAGCCTCAGGCAGGTTTTTCTGGCGATGACACCTTTACGTACACAATTTGTGACGATGATGTAGATCAATTTTGTTCTACTGCTACGGTTACAGTTTCGGTTGTTGAATCATACGGATTTAATATTCCGGCAGATCTGGAATATTATTATGGAGATGCGATATTTGCTAAGGGGGGAGGTACGATCGCTTATCAACTACTTTCAGATTTCACCAACGCTATGCATACCACCCATCTGGAATATACCGATCGTCATGACTATTTATATGATGCTGATGCCGATCCTGCTGATCCAAGTAAGGTTATCTTAATGTACTCTGGCGAAAGCAGACCAGACGATCAATATCAATTGCATGAACCACCTCTCAGGGGAGAAACTTTTAATACAGAACATATCTATCCACAGTCCAAATTAGATCATGATGAGGCTGCAAATGATTTGCATCACATGCGGGTGGCCGATATAGATGTAAATTCCGAAAGGTCTTATTATCCTTTTACCGACGGTACCGGTACTTATAAATTAGTAGATGGGAACAAATGGTTTCCCGGTGACGACTGGCGTGGAGATGTTGCCCGAATGGTAATGTATGTAAATCTGGCTTATGGCGATAGTTTTGATGAAGTAGGCTCGAAAGATCTATTTCTTAAATGGAACCGTGAAGATCCTGTTTCAGAATTCGAAATTCAGCGAAATAATGTGATTGAAGGCGCCCAGGGGAATCGAAACCCTTTTATTGATAATCCTTACCTGGCAACATTAATTTGGGGAGGAGAACCCGCTCAAAATCGTTGGCAATAA
- a CDS encoding four helix bundle protein, translated as MITFNERYKDNLILIKSFEFAKKIIEYAELLNEERKFILSNQLLRSGTSIGANIKEAQNGESKKDFIHKMKIAIKEADETEYWLFLCNASSGYPKCDHLITDLEVIIKILNKIIGSSMRS; from the coding sequence ATGATAACTTTTAATGAACGTTATAAGGATAATCTTATTCTGATTAAAAGTTTCGAGTTCGCTAAAAAAATTATTGAATATGCAGAATTATTAAATGAGGAAAGGAAATTTATACTATCCAATCAGTTACTAAGGTCAGGAACATCAATAGGAGCAAATATCAAAGAAGCTCAAAATGGAGAAAGTAAGAAAGATTTCATTCATAAAATGAAAATTGCCATAAAAGAAGCCGATGAAACTGAATATTGGTTGTTTTTATGCAATGCTTCTTCGGGATATCCGAAATGCGATCATTTAATCACTGATTTGGAAGTAATAATTAAAATTTTAAATAAAATAATTGGTTCTTCAATGAGATCTTAA
- the hppD gene encoding 4-hydroxyphenylpyruvate dioxygenase, which yields MTTDSTSLKLKKVVPDAEDFLPILGTDFVELYVGNAKQAAFYYQHAWGFQPVAFSGMETGNKNSVSYVLQQGKIRLVLTSPLKPGGDINRHIDKHGDGVKFVALWVDDARKSYEETTKRGAKSYAEPYVMEDKNGKAVISGIHTYGETIHLFVERGDYNGPFLPGYREWKTKASADDTGLQYIDHMVGNVGWNEMNKWVDFYARVMGFAQLVSFDDKDISTDYTALMSKVMSNGNGRIKFPINEPAEGKKKSQIEEYIDFYNGAGVQHIALATDNIIETVSALRDRGVEFLHVPETYYDDLLDRVGEIDEKLEPLKELGVLVDRDDEGYLLQIFTKPVLDRPTMFFEIIQRKGAQSFGKGNFKALFEAIEREQELRGTLN from the coding sequence ATGACAACAGATAGCACATCCTTAAAACTAAAAAAAGTGGTACCCGATGCAGAAGATTTTCTGCCAATTCTCGGGACCGATTTTGTAGAACTTTATGTAGGTAATGCCAAGCAGGCCGCTTTTTATTACCAGCATGCCTGGGGTTTTCAGCCTGTTGCCTTTTCAGGGATGGAAACCGGAAATAAGAACAGCGTTTCCTATGTATTACAGCAGGGAAAAATAAGACTGGTGTTAACCTCTCCCTTAAAACCCGGTGGCGATATTAATCGCCATATAGATAAACATGGCGACGGGGTAAAATTCGTGGCGCTATGGGTCGATGATGCCCGAAAAAGCTACGAGGAAACCACAAAAAGAGGGGCTAAATCATATGCTGAACCTTATGTCATGGAAGACAAAAATGGTAAGGCCGTAATTTCCGGAATCCATACTTATGGAGAAACCATTCACCTGTTTGTGGAAAGAGGAGATTATAATGGGCCCTTTTTACCCGGTTACCGCGAATGGAAAACCAAAGCCAGTGCAGATGATACAGGTCTTCAGTATATAGACCATATGGTGGGAAATGTTGGCTGGAACGAGATGAATAAATGGGTAGATTTCTATGCCCGTGTAATGGGTTTTGCCCAGCTTGTCTCTTTTGACGATAAAGATATTTCTACCGATTATACTGCTTTGATGAGTAAGGTGATGAGTAACGGTAACGGAAGAATAAAATTTCCCATTAATGAACCGGCCGAAGGGAAAAAGAAATCACAAATTGAAGAGTATATAGATTTCTATAATGGAGCGGGAGTACAACATATTGCCCTGGCCACCGATAATATTATTGAAACAGTTTCGGCGCTTCGCGACAGAGGTGTTGAGTTTTTACATGTCCCTGAAACCTATTATGATGATCTGCTTGATCGGGTGGGTGAAATTGATGAAAAACTCGAACCATTAAAAGAACTCGGTGTGCTGGTAGACCGCGATGATGAAGGCTATTTGCTTCAAATATTTACAAAACCGGTTCTGGACAGGCCAACCATGTTCTTTGAGATTATTCAGCGTAAAGGCGCCCAATCTTTTGGGAAAGGGAACTTTAAAGCTCTTTTTGAGGCCATAGAAAGAGAGCAGGAATTGCGGGGAACATTAAATTAA
- a CDS encoding peptidoglycan DD-metalloendopeptidase family protein has translation MKKLGTLLLMMMLAFTACKNDEKEQAVTTPKKEKLPSVEKEYGFILNNYDVVRDTIKKGDFFGSIMDKNGVQPGKVYEIVEKVKDSFNPARITAGKKYMILRAKDSAKTPKFFIYENNKIDYTVLALDDSIYVASRKRPVTIKKREISGVVTSSLSEAMQEQGLSNLLVYELSNIYQWSIDFFKLQKGDQFKMVYHEKYIDDTIFAGIEKVDAAVFKHSGKPFYAFRYMADTVTKKPSFYDDEAKALQSFFLKAPLNYTRISSRYTKRRFHPVQKRWKAHLGTDYAAPTGTPIMSTANGTVIASSYTSGNGNYVKVRHNSKYTTQYLHMSKRAVKKGEYVRQGQVIGYVGSTGLATGPHVCYRFWVNGVQRDPYRQDLPSAKKIEDSLKDEYFAHIKPLKEELDEIPYKHF, from the coding sequence TTGAAGAAATTAGGCACACTGTTATTAATGATGATGCTGGCATTTACTGCCTGTAAGAATGATGAAAAAGAACAGGCTGTAACCACCCCAAAAAAGGAAAAACTACCTTCGGTCGAAAAAGAATATGGCTTTATACTCAATAATTATGATGTAGTTCGGGATACCATCAAAAAAGGTGATTTCTTCGGCTCAATTATGGACAAAAATGGAGTTCAGCCCGGAAAAGTCTACGAAATTGTTGAAAAAGTAAAAGATAGTTTTAATCCAGCCAGGATCACGGCTGGTAAAAAATATATGATCCTCCGGGCGAAAGACTCTGCAAAAACCCCCAAATTTTTTATTTACGAGAATAATAAAATTGACTATACCGTATTAGCTCTGGACGATAGTATATATGTTGCTTCCAGAAAACGTCCTGTTACTATCAAAAAAAGGGAGATTTCTGGAGTGGTGACCTCTTCACTTTCCGAAGCTATGCAGGAGCAGGGACTTAGCAACCTTCTGGTCTATGAACTTTCAAATATTTACCAGTGGAGCATTGATTTCTTTAAACTTCAAAAGGGAGATCAGTTTAAAATGGTTTATCACGAAAAATATATTGATGATACTATTTTTGCCGGAATTGAAAAAGTTGATGCCGCAGTTTTCAAACATTCAGGGAAACCTTTTTATGCCTTCAGGTATATGGCTGACACGGTTACTAAAAAACCCAGTTTTTATGATGATGAGGCAAAGGCGCTTCAGAGTTTTTTCCTGAAAGCTCCGCTTAATTATACACGCATCTCTTCAAGGTACACGAAGAGACGTTTTCATCCTGTTCAGAAAAGATGGAAAGCACATTTAGGAACCGATTACGCAGCGCCTACAGGAACGCCTATCATGAGTACGGCTAACGGAACAGTGATCGCCTCCAGTTATACTTCCGGAAACGGAAATTATGTAAAAGTACGTCATAACAGTAAATATACCACCCAATATTTGCATATGAGCAAAAGGGCTGTAAAAAAAGGAGAGTATGTAAGGCAGGGGCAGGTCATTGGGTATGTTGGAAGTACCGGGCTGGCTACAGGCCCTCATGTGTGCTATCGTTTCTGGGTAAATGGTGTACAGAGGGATCCATACCGACAGGATCTTCCTTCAGCTAAAAAAATAGAAGATTCGCTTAAAGATGAATACTTCGCCCATATCAAACCCTTAAAAGAAGAATTAGACGAAATTCCATATAAACATTTCTAA
- a CDS encoding DUF3108 domain-containing protein: protein MKRLFTITFFTIFFTATSLFSQKAFKDGEWFRFRIHYGLFNASYATLEVNETKLDNEPVYHVQGRGKSTGLLGLFFKVEDDYQTFIDKETGLPHKFIRNIDEGGYTKNLVIDFNHNAGSAEVLNRKTNNIKTYSVPKNVHDMLSAFYYIRNQIGNDELEPGKEIRLNMFIDDENMDFKLVFLGREVIKTKFGKVASLKFRPYVMAGRVFKEKESLTFWVSDDKNKIPLKIKADLAVGSLDADLDAYKGLKNQFRIIMD from the coding sequence ATGAAAAGACTGTTTACAATTACCTTCTTTACAATTTTTTTTACCGCCACTTCATTGTTTTCCCAGAAGGCTTTTAAAGATGGGGAGTGGTTTCGGTTTCGCATTCATTACGGCCTTTTCAATGCCAGCTACGCAACGCTTGAAGTGAATGAAACCAAGCTTGATAATGAACCGGTCTACCATGTGCAGGGACGGGGTAAATCTACAGGTTTACTTGGTCTTTTTTTTAAGGTAGAAGACGATTATCAAACTTTTATTGATAAAGAAACCGGCCTTCCGCATAAATTTATAAGAAATATTGACGAAGGCGGATATACCAAAAACCTGGTGATCGATTTTAACCATAATGCCGGGAGTGCCGAGGTTTTAAACCGAAAAACCAATAACATTAAAACATACAGCGTCCCGAAGAATGTACATGATATGTTATCGGCATTTTATTATATTCGCAACCAAATTGGAAATGATGAACTGGAGCCGGGGAAGGAAATTAGGTTAAATATGTTTATCGATGACGAAAACATGGATTTTAAACTGGTTTTCCTCGGAAGGGAAGTAATAAAGACGAAATTTGGGAAAGTGGCAAGTTTGAAATTCCGTCCTTATGTTATGGCAGGAAGGGTATTTAAGGAAAAAGAAAGTCTTACCTTTTGGGTGAGCGATGATAAAAATAAAATTCCGCTTAAAATAAAAGCCGATCTTGCCGTAGGTTCGCTCGATGCCGATCTGGATGCTTATAAAGGGCTTAAGAACCAGTTCCGGATTATAATGGATTGA
- a CDS encoding tryptophan 2,3-dioxygenase family protein, protein MDIKPEIAERILKLEEKFRNSGQDMGSYLDGLLYDRYLSYWDYISLDTLLSLQKTNTHFPDEKIFITYHQITELYFKLIIHEQKQIIENPDLTVDFFTEKLRRMNRYIRILIDSFDVMIKGMEREQFLKFRMALLPASGFQSAQFRMIEFYSTPMKNLVSAEIRENFSEESDPEELYEHIYWKKGGIDLKTGEKTLTLKQFEYRYTPRFLRIANEVKKKTIYHRYLSLTEEEQNNKALRKALRDFDVNVNINWLLMHMGAAFRYLNKEKETIKATGGTNWKEFLPPGFQKISFFPNLWSEKEHSEWGKEWVKNTFNTENQKEEH, encoded by the coding sequence ATGGATATAAAGCCGGAAATCGCTGAACGCATTTTAAAACTAGAGGAAAAATTCCGCAATTCGGGCCAAGATATGGGCTCTTATTTAGACGGTCTTTTGTATGATCGCTACCTGTCGTACTGGGATTATATCAGCCTGGATACCTTGCTGAGCCTTCAGAAGACAAACACTCATTTTCCCGACGAAAAAATTTTCATTACCTATCACCAAATTACCGAACTTTATTTTAAGCTCATAATTCACGAGCAGAAACAGATCATTGAAAACCCCGATCTTACCGTTGATTTTTTTACGGAAAAGCTTCGAAGGATGAATCGTTATATTCGTATTCTCATCGATTCTTTTGATGTGATGATTAAAGGGATGGAGAGGGAACAATTCCTGAAATTCCGAATGGCGCTTTTGCCTGCCAGTGGATTTCAATCGGCACAATTTAGAATGATCGAATTTTATTCCACCCCCATGAAAAATTTGGTTTCGGCTGAAATTCGTGAAAATTTTTCAGAAGAAAGTGACCCGGAAGAACTTTACGAGCATATCTACTGGAAAAAAGGCGGGATCGATCTAAAAACCGGTGAAAAGACGCTTACATTAAAACAATTTGAATATCGGTACACGCCGCGGTTTTTGCGAATAGCTAATGAGGTGAAGAAAAAAACCATCTATCATCGCTACCTGTCTCTTACTGAAGAAGAACAGAATAATAAAGCGCTGAGAAAGGCTTTGAGAGATTTTGATGTGAATGTGAATATCAACTGGTTACTGATGCATATGGGAGCTGCATTCCGGTATTTGAATAAAGAGAAGGAAACCATAAAAGCGACCGGAGGTACTAACTGGAAAGAATTTTTACCGCCAGGTTTTCAAAAGATTTCATTTTTCCCGAATTTGTGGAGTGAAAAAGAACATTCAGAGTGGGGCAAAGAATGGGTTAAGAATACTTTTAATACTGAAAATCAAAAAGAAGAACATTGA
- a CDS encoding TonB-dependent receptor — MRKLLLLAMFLASATIFAQGTVTGTVIDSGLDSPLPGANVKVVGTNTGAITDFDGKFSLNVNQVSGKIEISFVGYKTKTIDFSVSGGTQDLGKIMLDPDAGALDEILVTAYSLAIDRKTPVAVSNIKASDIALKLGTQEFPEILKTTPGIYATRQGGGYGDSRVNIRGFESENVAVLINGIPVNDMENGAVYWSNWAGLGDVTSRMQVQRGLGASKVAVPSIGGTINIVTKSTDAEEGGNVSAAIGNDGYFKYGMTYSTGLSDNGFAATVSASKIQGDGYVDGTEFEGYNYFVNLSKEINSNHTIAFNAFGAQQEHGQHYTRQTIEEYKRTEAGPKRFNADWGYKNGQVYHTSYNFYHKPQMSLNHYWRVNEKTDISTALYASFGSGGGRRTRGDKLGSDEYRLGGFDQPIDFDKIVDENIARSPLGASDMIYASFNSHQWYGILSTFKNRTSNKLTLSGGIDGRYYVGSHWYEITDLLGGDYWLNESSSDLNGGQALGVGDKFGKDYDGTVLRGGLFGQAEYDVNEDLNVFVAADISNTTYSVENFMKYAPGDPERKSDKVDFLGYGIKGGANYNLSNRSNIFANVGYFSKAPFLNNVFLNTTGSTEANKDAQNEKVFSAEIGYGFRNSNLKADINVYRTTWIDKAITGSYSNPTNRDVRLFYNILGVNALHQGVELNFSYNLTNDFKFSGMLSLGDWTWTNNVSAILKDENGEPLYLDPGTKTQPMTVDVYSEGLKVGDAAQTTFALGASYKFAETSTIYVDYNYAGDMYASYYVSGRTEPGLGNTWKAPAYGLLDLGIRHDFDFGPFDASLYGRINNALNTEYVSDANDQGNGFHNALVYYGPGRTYSVSLKLKF; from the coding sequence ATGAGGAAATTATTACTGTTAGCGATGTTTCTTGCATCTGCTACCATTTTTGCTCAAGGGACGGTTACCGGAACGGTAATCGATTCTGGATTAGACAGCCCTCTTCCCGGCGCCAACGTTAAAGTGGTAGGCACGAATACTGGTGCGATAACCGATTTTGACGGAAAATTTAGTCTGAATGTAAATCAAGTTTCAGGCAAAATTGAAATCAGTTTTGTTGGATACAAAACCAAAACAATAGATTTTTCTGTAAGCGGAGGTACGCAGGACCTTGGCAAAATTATGTTGGATCCCGATGCGGGAGCTTTGGATGAGATCCTTGTTACAGCATACTCGCTTGCGATTGATAGGAAAACCCCAGTGGCGGTTTCTAATATTAAAGCCAGTGATATCGCTCTTAAATTAGGAACCCAGGAATTTCCCGAAATTTTAAAAACAACTCCGGGAATTTATGCTACAAGACAGGGAGGTGGTTATGGAGATTCCCGAGTAAACATTCGAGGTTTTGAATCTGAAAACGTTGCGGTTTTGATCAATGGGATTCCTGTAAACGATATGGAAAACGGTGCAGTTTATTGGAGTAACTGGGCTGGATTGGGTGATGTAACTTCAAGGATGCAGGTTCAAAGAGGATTAGGTGCTTCTAAAGTTGCTGTTCCTTCTATTGGAGGAACAATTAATATCGTTACTAAATCTACAGATGCTGAAGAAGGAGGAAATGTAAGTGCTGCAATTGGTAACGATGGGTATTTTAAATACGGAATGACTTATTCAACCGGCCTTTCTGATAATGGATTTGCTGCAACTGTTTCAGCTTCTAAAATCCAGGGAGATGGTTATGTAGACGGGACTGAGTTTGAGGGATATAATTATTTTGTAAACTTATCAAAAGAAATAAATTCCAATCATACCATTGCTTTTAATGCATTTGGAGCACAACAGGAGCATGGCCAGCACTATACTCGTCAAACCATTGAGGAGTATAAAAGAACCGAAGCCGGGCCAAAAAGATTTAATGCCGACTGGGGTTATAAAAATGGACAGGTTTATCATACCTCTTATAACTTCTATCATAAACCTCAAATGTCTTTAAACCATTATTGGAGAGTAAATGAAAAAACCGATATCTCTACTGCACTATATGCATCCTTTGGCTCTGGAGGTGGAAGAAGAACACGTGGGGATAAATTGGGAAGTGATGAATATAGATTAGGAGGTTTTGATCAGCCCATAGATTTTGATAAAATTGTTGATGAAAATATTGCAAGAAGCCCACTTGGCGCTTCAGATATGATATATGCATCTTTTAATTCCCATCAGTGGTATGGGATTTTATCCACTTTTAAAAACCGTACCTCCAATAAACTAACTCTTTCAGGAGGTATAGACGGCAGATATTATGTTGGTTCCCACTGGTATGAGATTACCGATTTGCTTGGTGGTGATTACTGGCTAAACGAATCTTCAAGTGATCTCAATGGAGGTCAGGCCTTAGGAGTTGGTGATAAATTTGGAAAGGATTATGACGGCACGGTTCTTAGAGGTGGTTTATTTGGTCAGGCAGAATATGATGTGAACGAAGATCTAAATGTATTTGTAGCCGCTGATATTTCCAATACTACCTATAGTGTAGAAAACTTTATGAAATATGCACCTGGTGATCCTGAAAGAAAATCTGATAAGGTTGACTTTCTGGGCTATGGAATTAAAGGGGGAGCCAATTACAATTTAAGTAACCGCAGCAATATTTTTGCTAACGTGGGATATTTCTCAAAAGCTCCGTTTTTGAACAATGTATTTTTAAATACCACTGGTTCTACAGAGGCCAATAAAGATGCCCAGAATGAGAAAGTATTTAGTGCTGAAATTGGATACGGGTTTAGAAATTCCAATTTAAAAGCTGACATCAATGTTTATCGCACCACATGGATCGATAAAGCAATCACCGGAAGCTATTCAAATCCAACAAATCGTGATGTTAGACTTTTTTATAATATCTTAGGAGTAAATGCATTACACCAGGGAGTTGAATTAAACTTCTCGTATAATCTAACAAACGATTTCAAATTTAGTGGAATGTTATCTCTTGGAGATTGGACCTGGACCAATAATGTTTCGGCAATTCTTAAAGATGAGAATGGCGAGCCCCTTTATTTAGATCCTGGAACAAAAACCCAGCCAATGACTGTAGATGTATATTCTGAAGGACTTAAAGTTGGGGATGCAGCTCAAACTACTTTCGCTTTAGGTGCTAGTTATAAATTTGCTGAGACCTCTACTATTTATGTAGATTATAATTACGCGGGTGATATGTATGCTTCTTACTATGTTAGTGGAAGAACTGAACCTGGTTTAGGAAATACCTGGAAAGCGCCTGCTTATGGCCTGTTAGATCTTGGTATTAGACATGATTTCGATTTTGGACCCTTTGATGCCTCATTATATGGAAGGATCAATAATGCCCTTAACACTGAATATGTTTCTGATGCTAATGACCAGGGAAATGGGTTTCATAATGCACTGGTGTATTATGGACCAGGAAGAACTTACAGCGTAAGTCTTAAACTTAAATTTTAA